One window of the Sulfurihydrogenibium subterraneum DSM 15120 genome contains the following:
- the ilvC gene encoding ketol-acid reductoisomerase, producing MANIYYDEDASLDYLKDKTVAIIGYGSQGHAHALNLRDSGIKVIIGLLAGSRSIEKAKAEGFEVYSPDEAAKKADVIMILTPDTVQPQLFYSAILPNLDEGNALAFAHGFNIHFGQIVPPAYVDVFLVAPKGPGHLVRWMYEEGKGVPGLFAVYQDFTGNAREIAMAYAIGIGCTRAGLIETTFKEETETDLFGEQAVLCGGATALIKAGFETLIEAGYQPEVAYFECLHELKLIVDLIYQYGISGMRYSISDTARYGDVTRGKRVYEAVKPIYKKILEEIQEGEFAKEWILENVANRPHFNALVKKDEEHPVEKVGKELRKMMPWLGGKSL from the coding sequence ATGGCAAACATCTATTACGATGAAGATGCTTCTTTAGATTATTTAAAGGACAAAACTGTAGCGATTATAGGATATGGTAGTCAAGGACATGCCCATGCATTAAACTTAAGAGATAGTGGAATAAAAGTAATAATAGGTCTACTTGCAGGAAGTAGGTCTATAGAGAAAGCAAAAGCAGAAGGTTTTGAAGTTTACAGCCCAGATGAAGCTGCTAAAAAAGCAGACGTTATAATGATACTTACTCCTGACACTGTTCAGCCACAACTTTTCTACTCTGCTATACTTCCTAACTTAGACGAAGGAAATGCTTTAGCATTTGCCCACGGATTTAACATACACTTTGGACAAATAGTACCACCTGCTTATGTAGACGTTTTCTTAGTAGCACCAAAAGGACCAGGACACTTAGTTAGATGGATGTATGAAGAAGGAAAAGGTGTTCCCGGACTGTTTGCAGTTTACCAAGATTTTACAGGCAACGCAAGAGAGATAGCAATGGCTTACGCAATAGGAATAGGCTGTACAAGAGCAGGACTTATAGAAACTACTTTTAAAGAAGAAACAGAAACAGACCTTTTTGGAGAGCAAGCGGTCTTGTGTGGTGGAGCAACTGCCTTAATAAAAGCTGGATTTGAAACCCTTATAGAAGCTGGATATCAGCCAGAAGTTGCTTACTTTGAATGCTTACACGAATTAAAGCTCATTGTAGACCTTATATACCAGTACGGTATATCTGGAATGAGATACTCTATATCTGACACTGCAAGGTATGGAGACGTTACAAGAGGAAAAAGAGTTTACGAAGCTGTAAAACCTATCTACAAAAAAATATTAGAAGAAATACAAGAAGGTGAGTTTGCAAAAGAATGGATACTTGAAAACGTAGCAAACAGACCACACTTTAACGCTCTTGTTAAAAAAGATGAAGAACATCCTGTTGAAAAGGTAGGAAAAGAGTTAAGAAAAATGATGCCATGGCTTGGTGGTAAAAGTTTATAA
- a CDS encoding CDP-alcohol phosphatidyltransferase family protein yields the protein MNLTSKRKSIKKVYEPVGVLLARTRITPNIITIISVIIGILAAISFYKEKPLVGATLVFMSGFFDLLDGVVAREKDKASKFGAVFDWLADKFVDGFLLFFIGITYSTPYLTALAITVSMLHTFIKPVAYAEIGFSNRQKGKIDDPLEGIGFFGRPETLLTIIVFSIFEHFKILGGLEFGFVLITALTTLSLLQRIVYLYIKYNKDYD from the coding sequence ATGAACTTAACGTCAAAAAGAAAAAGCATTAAAAAAGTTTATGAGCCGGTAGGGGTTCTCCTCGCGAGAACCCGTATAACTCCAAACATAATAACAATAATATCAGTTATAATCGGTATTTTAGCAGCTATATCCTTTTACAAAGAAAAACCTTTAGTAGGTGCAACTTTAGTTTTCATGAGTGGTTTTTTTGACCTACTTGACGGTGTCGTTGCAAGAGAGAAAGATAAAGCATCAAAGTTTGGTGCAGTATTTGACTGGCTTGCGGATAAATTTGTTGATGGATTTTTACTATTCTTTATAGGAATTACATATTCCACTCCTTACCTTACAGCTTTAGCAATAACTGTAAGTATGCTACACACATTTATAAAACCTGTTGCTTACGCTGAAATAGGATTTTCAAACAGACAGAAAGGAAAGATAGATGACCCCCTTGAAGGTATAGGATTTTTTGGAAGACCTGAAACTCTTTTAACAATAATTGTATTTTCTATTTTTGAACATTTTAAAATTTTAGGTGGACTTGAATTTGGATTTGTTCTAATAACAGCATTAACTACCTTATCTTTACTTCAAAGGATTGTATATCTTTACATAAAGTACAACAAAGATTACGATTAA
- a CDS encoding 2,5-diamino-6-(ribosylamino)-4(3H)-pyrimidinone 5'-phosphate reductase — MKRPYTIIISEVTVDGKLTLAKGVSSKEIMKFMDEEANRYLHETRAKVDGIMVGAETIRTDNPYLTVRYVKGKNPTRIIPTSTADISLDANVLKKDAPTIIITTEKAPEEKVKALSEKVEVVKIGDEKVDLIMMMDFLYNRGIHTLMVEGGSTLNWNLLNLGLVDEIRIIHMPFIVGGTDTPTLVGGEGFKSLDDVIKLKLRAHFMRGSHLITEWEVKYES, encoded by the coding sequence ATGAAAAGACCTTACACGATAATAATTTCAGAAGTTACAGTTGACGGAAAACTTACACTGGCAAAGGGTGTATCTTCAAAGGAAATAATGAAATTTATGGATGAAGAGGCAAACAGATACCTTCACGAAACAAGAGCAAAAGTAGACGGTATAATGGTTGGTGCAGAGACCATAAGAACAGATAATCCATATTTAACAGTAAGATACGTAAAAGGCAAAAATCCTACCAGAATTATACCTACCTCTACAGCTGACATTTCCTTAGATGCAAATGTTTTGAAAAAAGATGCTCCTACCATAATAATAACAACTGAAAAAGCTCCTGAAGAAAAAGTCAAAGCATTATCAGAAAAAGTAGAAGTTGTAAAGATAGGAGATGAAAAGGTTGACCTTATAATGATGATGGACTTTCTATATAACAGAGGAATACATACTTTAATGGTTGAGGGTGGTTCTACTCTTAACTGGAATTTATTAAACTTAGGACTTGTAGATGAAATAAGGATTATACATATGCCCTTCATAGTAGGTGGAACAGATACTCCTACGTTAGTTGGTGGAGAAGGTTTTAAAAGTTTAGATGACGTGATAAAGTTAAAATTAAGGGCTCACTTTATGAGAGGGTCTCATCTAATTACAGAGTGGGAAGTCAAGTATGAAAGTTGA
- the moaD gene encoding molybdopterin converting factor subunit 1, whose product MKVEVLYFSQVKDKVGKSSEILDFDGIKVEDLINYLTKTYPDIKEILQKSMIAVNEHYADKNTSLKENDKVAIIPPVSGG is encoded by the coding sequence ATGAAAGTTGAAGTTTTATACTTTTCACAAGTAAAAGACAAAGTAGGGAAAAGTAGCGAGATTTTAGATTTTGATGGCATTAAAGTTGAAGACTTAATCAACTATTTAACAAAGACTTATCCAGACATTAAAGAGATTTTACAAAAGTCTATGATTGCTGTTAATGAACATTATGCAGATAAAAACACTTCTTTAAAAGAGAACGATAAAGTTGCGATAATACCACCTGTAAGTGGGGGATAA
- a CDS encoding DUF2784 domain-containing protein, translated as MGDKLIFGILADLTVLIHFLWILFLIFGSIFGVRHKKVKYIHILGLVFSVFLQVFNLTCPLTYLENFFRKLAKENHYEQSFISYYLEKLVYIEINPTLIFIATLIMVGVHFIIYKKFSKQGI; from the coding sequence GTGGGGGATAAATTAATCTTTGGAATTTTAGCAGATTTAACTGTACTGATTCATTTTTTGTGGATTTTGTTTTTAATTTTTGGTTCTATCTTTGGAGTAAGACACAAAAAGGTAAAATACATTCACATACTGGGCTTAGTATTCTCAGTTTTTCTTCAAGTTTTTAATCTTACTTGTCCTTTAACTTATTTGGAAAATTTCTTTAGAAAATTGGCTAAAGAAAATCACTATGAACAAAGTTTTATATCCTATTATCTTGAAAAACTTGTTTATATAGAGATAAATCCTACTTTAATTTTTATAGCAACGTTGATAATGGTAGGAGTCCATTTTATAATTTATAAAAAGTTTTCAAAACAAGGAATCTAA
- a CDS encoding cupredoxin domain-containing protein — protein sequence MSFLKIFYVIGLLLTVLSCTKTEEKPDLVVDIKVSKNGYQPNVITVERNKVILFRITAVDEGIEQDPNSKYYGHCFYILPPYDVMVENIKKGETKEVKVKMIYPGHHIFTCPYCVDFFPTKGDIYVK from the coding sequence ATGAGTTTTTTAAAGATTTTTTATGTAATTGGGCTTTTGTTAACTGTTTTATCCTGCACCAAAACAGAAGAAAAACCAGATTTAGTCGTAGATATAAAAGTATCAAAAAACGGATATCAGCCAAATGTTATAACAGTAGAGAGAAACAAAGTTATACTTTTTAGAATCACAGCTGTAGATGAAGGAATAGAACAAGACCCAAACTCAAAATACTATGGACACTGCTTTTACATACTACCACCTTACGATGTTATGGTAGAAAACATAAAAAAGGGAGAGACAAAAGAAGTAAAAGTAAAGATGATATACCCAGGACACCACATATTTACCTGCCCTTACTGTGTAGATTTCTTTCCAACAAAAGGTGATATTTACGTTAAGTAG